TTAGGTTTTGAACTTGGGGCTGATGAATATGTAACAAAGCCTTTTAGTCCTAAAGTACTAGTAGCTAGGGCGAAAACTTTATTAAAGCGTGCTGATGGGGCAGTAGGCGTTGCAGAAGAGAATGCACTTTCTATGGCTGGAATCGATGTGAATCGTCTTTCGCGTACGGTATCGGTAAACGGAGAAGAAATTATATTAACGCATAAAGAATTTGAACTTCTTGTTTATTTAATGGAGAATAAAGGAATCGTATTATCACGCCAGCATTTATTAGATCAACTTTGGGGATATGATTATTATGGTGATGATCGTACTGTAGATACACATATAAAAAAATTGCGAAATAAGTTAGGGGATAAAGCAAAACATATCGGAACTGTTATTCGAGTTGGATATAAGTTTGAGGAATAGTTTTTAAATACTATGTAATAGAAAAAACGATAGAAAAGCTTTCTTTTTGGTTGGAAGAGAGAATCCGCCCATGGATAGAAGCGGTCAGTACCTTTTTTTGCCCCATGCCGAGTGAAAACAGAGGGAGAAAACGAGTGGAGATCTCTTTTTGTTTTCGTAGCAGCAACTTATAGGTTGAAAATATAGTACATTTACACTCTCTTTTGTAGATGAAAATGTACAAATTACAGATTTTTTGTCTACAATAATGAATAAAAGTATTTTTTTAATTGGATTTCACGATGAGTTCACAAGAAGGACACAAAATGTGACTATACTGAAAATACGAATTCAGCAGAGAGGGGATATCAATTATGGGATATTATGACGGACCAAATATGAATGAAGAGCATAGTGAAACGAGAGAAGTAAAAAAATCAGGTAGTAAAAAAGGTTACTTTTTTACAGGTTTAGTTGGAGCAGTTATCGGAGCTGTTTCCATTAGTTTTGCAGCACCGTATATGCCATGGACAAATGGGAATGGGACGGCGTTAACTTCTAATTCAAAAGTAGAGGGAACTGTGGTTCCTGTTGCAAATAAAGTAAAGGGTGAAACAGATTTACCTGGTATGATTGAAGGGGCGAAAGAAGTAGTTGTAGGTGTTATCAATATGCAACAGAACATAGATCCATTTGCAATGGAGCAAGCAGGGCAGGAACAAACAGCTGGAACAGGATCTGGTGTAATTTATAAAAAAGCTGGGAATAAAGCTCTCATTGTAACAAATAATCACGTAGTAGACGGAGCAAACAAACTGGCAGTGAAACTAAGTAATGGTAAAACAGTAGATGCAAAATTAGTTGGGAAAGATCCATGGTTAGATTTAGCTGTTGTAGAGATTGATGGATCTAATATTAATAAAGTAGCCACACTTGGTGATTCCAGTAAAATTCGCGCTGGTGAATCGGCTATTGCAATTGGGAATCCATTAGGTTTTGATGGTAGTGTAACAGAAGGGATTATTAGTAGTAAAGAACGCGAAATTCCAGTGGATATTAATGGTGACAAACAGCCGGATTGGCAAGCACAAGTGATTCAAACAGATGCAGCAATTAACCCAGGGAACAGTGGTGGCGCATTATTCAATCAAAATGGTCAAGTCATCGGCATTAACTCTAGTAAGATTGCACAGCAAGAAGTAGAGGGTATTGGCTTTGCTATCCCAATTAATGTGGCAAAACCAGTCATTGAATCTCTTGAAAAAGATGGAACAGTAAAACGTCCAGCGATGGGAGTAGGAGTTGCATCTCTTGAGGATTACCCACCGTATGCATTAGGACAATTAAAATTACCAAAAGATGTTACAAAGGGTGTTCTCTTAAGCAAAATTTATCCCGTCTCACCAGCTGAAAAAGCAGGACTTCAGCAGTATGACGTTGTTGTAGCATTAGATGGCCAAACAGTAGAAAACTCACTTCAATTCCGTAAATATTTATATGAAAAGAAAAAAGTTGGCGATAAAATTGAAGTAACATTCTATCGAAATGGTGAAAAAATGACGAAAACAGCTACTTTAGCAGATAACTCTTCTGCTAAGAATTAATAAAGAAAGTCTCTTTCGTATTGAAAGAGACTTTCTTTATCGGCTATACTAAAAGAATAGGAGGGATTTAATATGACAATTGAAAACCCAACTCGTACGGAAATTGGTGAAGTATTGAAAAATAGCAAAACAATTGCGGTTGTTGGATTATCTAACAAACCAGAACGCACGTCCTATATGGTTTCAAAAGCAATGCAGGATGCAGGGTATCGTATTATCCCAGTAAACCCAGTCGTAGATGAGGTACTGGGAGAAAAAGCTGTTCCGTCATTAAAAGACATTAAGGAGCATGTCGATATCGTAAATGTATTCCGTCGTTCTGAATTTTTAATGGACGTCGCAAAGGAATTTGTGGAGATTGATGCGGATGTTTTTTGGGCACAATTAGGAGTACAAGATGAAGATACATATAAATTTTTAAAGGAAAAGGGATATACTGTTATTATGGATCGTTGTATAAAAGTAGAACATGCAATGACGAGGTAGTATAGACATTGTAAACGAAAGATCGATTCAGCTCGGGGGAATACTTGAAGACTGGGTAGATGAACGAGGTGTTCATCATGAGATTTTTTAAAGGCTGTTTTTGGGGATTGCTACTTGTTATCCCATTTTGGATAATTGTCATTTGGTTAATTGCCAAATGGTGGAGTGTGTAATTGGAATACATATCCATTTTTTGTTGACAAACGATTATTTTTCTGAAATAGTAGCCTAGAGGAATCCTTGTGAAAAAACAAGGATTTTTCTATTGAAAATAGTATATAAAAGACATAACATAACTTGCCAAAAGGATGGTTAAGGCGTTATTCTATAATAGAAACGTATGTTCTGATTTGATTAGGAAAGGGGCAAGGAGTTTGGCAAAGCATCAGTTTCAATATAATGAAGATGCCATTCAAGTGCTTGAAGGTCTTGAAGCCGTTCGAAAACGCCCGGGTATGTATATCGGGAGCACGGACAGCCGTGGATTGCATCATTTAGTATACGAAATAGTAGATAACTCAGTTGATGAAGCATTAGCGGGGTTTGGCGACGAAATTTCTGTCGTAATACATAAGAATAATAGTATTAGTGTTATTGATAAAGGGCGCGGAATGCCTACGGGAATGCATAAACTTGGAAAACCTACACCTGAAGTGATTTTAACTGTACTTCATGCAGGGGGGAAGTTTGGACAAGGAGGTTATAAAACGAGTGGCGGTTTACACGGTGTTGGTGCATCTGTTGTAAATGCATTATCAGAATGGCTCGTTGTAACCATTAAACGCGATGGGTATATATATGAACAACGTTTTGAAAATGGTGGTGTTCCTGCAACGACACTAGAGAAAATTGGAAAAACAAAACAATCTGGAACAACGATGCATTTTAAACCAGATCCATCAATTTTCAGTACAACAAATTATAATTATGAAACGTTATGTGAGAGATTACGTGAATCTGCATTTCTGTTAAAAGGTATGAAAATCACTATAAGAGATGAACGAAATGATTTAGAAGATGTTTTTCATTATGAAACAGGAATTGAAGCATTTGTTTCTTACTTAAACGAAGAAAAGGACTCTATACATCCAGTTGTTTACTTCACTGGTGAACAAAATGGGATTGAAGCAGAACTTGCATTTCAATTTAACGATGGCTATTCAGAAAATATTCTTTCATTCGTAAACAATGTACGTACGAAAGATGGGGGGACACATGAGGCAGGATTTAAAACAGCGATGACACGTGTCTTTAATGAATATGCTCGTAAAGTCTCTTTGCTAAAAGAAAAAGATAAAAACCTAGAAGGTACAGATATTCGCGAAGGGTTAGCGGCGATTGTTTCTGTACGTGTACCGGAGGATTTATTGCAATTTGAAGGTCAAACAAAAGGTAAGCTTGGTACAAGTGAAGGACGTTCATCTGTCGATGCAATTGTTTCGGAACATTTAGCATACTTTTTAGAAGAAAATCCAGATGTAGCAACACTTCTTGTGAGAAAAGCAATTAAAGCAGCACAAGCCCGTGAAGCAGCGCGTAAGGCTAGAGAAGAAGCTCGTACTGGTAAGAAGAAAAAACGTTCAGAAGGAACGTTGAGCGGGAAGTTAACACCTGCGCAATCACGTAATCCACAGAAGAACGAACTATATTTAGTAGAGGGTGACTCTGCTGGTGGCTCTGCAAAGCAAGGGCGTGATCGCCGTTTCCAAGCTGTCTTGCCACTGCGAGGTAAAGTCATTAACACGGAAAAAGCAAAGCTTGCTGATATTTTCAAAAATGAAGAAATCAATACAATTATTTATGCAATTGGTGGCGGCGTTGGAAATGAATTTACTGTCGAAGATATCAACTATGATAAAGTCGTAATTATGACCGATGCTGATACGGATGGCGCACATATTCAAGTGTTACTACTTACGTTTTTCTACCGTTATATGAAGCCGTTAATTGAAGCTGGTAAAGTATTTATTGCTCTTCCACCTTTATATAAAGTAAGTAAAGGAAAAGGGAAAAGCGAAGTCATTGAATATGCATGGTCAGATGAAGAATTAGATGGCGTAACGAAAAAGGTCGGTAAAGGATATATGTTGCAGCGCTATAAAGGTCTTGGCGAAATGAACGCGGATCAATTATGGGAAACAACAATGAATCCAGAAACGCGTACGCTAATTCGAGTAAAAATTGACGATGCAGCAAGAGCAGAACGCCGCGTGACGACATTGATGGGTGATAAAGTAGAACCACGTCGGAAATGGATTGAGCGTAATGTACAGTTTGGTATGCAAGAAGAAGGTAATATTTTAGAGAATGAAATGATTATGGAGACGGAGGTGGAATAACATGCAGGCAGAGAAGTTTCATGACCTCCCGCTTGAAGACGTGTTAGGTGACCGCTTTGCACGTTATAGTAAATATATTATTCAAGATCGCGCGCTACCAGATGCTCGTGATGGTTTAAAGCCAGTGCAACGTCGGATTTTATATTCAATGTATGTAGAAGGAAACGTACATGATAAACCATTTCGTAAATCAGCTAAAACAGTTGGTAATGTTATTGGTAACTATCATCCACACGGTGATTCTTCTGTATATGAAGCGATGGTACGTTTAAGCCAAGATTGGAAAGTACGTAACGTATTAGTTGAAATGCACGGAAATAATGGTAGTGTCGACGGTGATCCAGCGGCAGCAATGCGTTATACAGAAGCTCGTTTATCGCCAATTGCATCTGAGTTACTCCGTGATATTGATAAAGAGACAGTAGAATTTGTATCAAACTTTGACGATACAAGTGAAGAACCTGTTGTATTACCAGCAATGTTCCCGAATTTATTGGTAAACGGTTCAACAGGGATTTCAGCTGGATATGCAACAGAAATTCCACCGCATCACCTTGGAGAAGTAATTGATGCAACAATGATGCGTATCGATAAGCCAAATAGTTCCGTAGATGATTTATTAACAGTTATAAAAGGACCTGATTTCCCAACAGGTGGCATTATTCAAGGGCTTGATGGAATTAAAAAAGCATATGAAACAGGAAAAGGGAAAATCATCATTCGTGGAAAAGCGGAAGTTGAAACGATTCGCGGTGGCAAACAGCAAATTGTCATTACAGAAATTCCATACGAAGTCAATAAAGCAAACCTTGTAAAGAAAATGGATGAACTACGTCTAGATAAAAAGCTAGATGGAATTGCGGAAGTACGTGATGAGACAGATCGTACAGGTCTTCGTATTGTTGTGGAACTAAAAAAAGAAGCAAACGCAGAAGGTATTTTAAATTACTTATATAAAAATACTGATTTACAAGTTCCATATAACTTCAATATGGTGGCTATAAATAATCGTCGTCCAACATTAATGACGTTACCCAAGATTTTAGATGCGTACATTGGGCATCAAAAAGAAGTTGTTACACGTCGTTCGGAATATGAGTTGCGAAAAGCTGAAAATCGTCAACATATTGTGGCAGGTTTAATGAAAGCATTATCGATTTTAGATGAGGTAATTGAAACAATTCGAGCATCTAAAGATAAGCGTAATGCAAAAGATAATTTAAGTGCAAAATTTGGATTCACAGAAGCGCAGGCAGAAGCAATTGTATCCTTGCAACTGTATCGTTTAACAAATACAGATATTACAGCACTAGAAAAAGAAGCGGAAGAACTAGAGAAGAAAATTACAGAATTACAAGCGATTTTACAAAGTGAGAAAAAGCTCCTTCAGGTCATTAAAGCAGATCTAAAGAGAGTAAAGAAAACGTATAGCGATAATCGCCGTGCTGTTATTGAAGAGGAAATTGAAGAAATTAAAATTGATGTGGAAGTTATGATTCCACAGGAGGATGTCATCGTTACTGTAACGAAAGAAGGTTATGTGAAGCGAACTGGTTGGCGCTCACATAATGCATCGAACGGGAAAGACTTCGGTATGAAAGAGGGCGACATCTTACTCGAGCGTTTCGATACAAATACAACAGAAATAGTTCTCTTATTTACGAATAAAGGAAATTATATTTATCTTCCAGTATACGAAATGCCGGACATTCGTTGGAAAGATTTAGGTCAGCATGTGGCAAATATCGTTTCACTTGATAGGGACGAGACATTAATTTGGGCAACCGTTGTACCGAATTTCGAGGAAGAAAAGCGATTTATTGTGTTTGTTACACGAAATGGTATGATTAAGAAAACGGAATTAAATCAGTATAAAGTTCAGCGCTATTCAAGAGCGTTTGTAGCCGTAAACTTGAAAAAAGATGATGAAGTTGTCGATATCTTCGCAACAGATGGAACAAGTGATATTGTTCTTGCAACACATGGTGCATATGCACTTATTTTTAATGAAGAAGAAGTAAGCCCAGTTGGTGTAAGAGCAGCTGGGGTAAAAGGGATTAATTTAAAAGAAGATGATTATGTTGCTTCTGGTAGAGCGTTAAATAGTGAAAAAGATCAATTGATTCTCGTAACGCAGCGCGGTGCAGTTAAGCGATTAAAAGCTTCCGAAATTGAGAAATCAACAAGGGCGAAGCGAGGCCTTGTTATCTTCAAAGAGTTAAAACGTAATCCGTACCGTATTGTCGGTATTGAAATTGTTCGTGATGATGAACTTGTTTATATGAAAACAGAAAAACAGATTGTAGAAGAAATAGATCCAAAAGCATTTCGTAATAAAGACCGGTATAGTAACGGTAGTTTAGTACTAGATGTTACTGATACGGGTGAAGTGGTTGAGACGTGGACGAAGAAACGGATATAGTGAATAAACGATAGTAAGTATTTCAATTAAATATACTTATCTTATTAGTGAAACCCATGTTCTATATAGAACATGGGTTTCTTGGAGTAGTAGGGCTTTAAATTCACCACTATTCTAATTTTTTTAGTTTTTTCATGAAAGTAAATCAAAAAGAATTAGGATGAAAAATAAGGGGGATTATGTATTGATAGAAACGGGGAACAGTACGTCATCATCATATTAAGACGATAAGAAACTCTCGAAAATATATTGTTTCAAGTTATAATCCTTTGTTAAAATCTTATACTGTTGCGAGGCACAAAAAAGCACTATTCTTTCTGTGGAAATATACAGAAAGAATAGTGCTTTTTTTATATTANNNNNNNNNNNNNNNNNNNNNNNNNNNNNNNNNNNNNNNNNNNNNNNNNNNNNNNNNNNNNNNNNNNNNNNNNNNNNNNNNNNNNNNNNNNNNNNNNNNNTGCTGGTGACACTGGCGGTGCAATTAAAGGTAACCGTATCGATGTTCTAGTTGGCTCAGATAGCGCTGCTAACAAATGGGGACGTAAATCTGTTAAAGTGAAAATTTTAAAATAATGCTATTGTTGTTAAAAAAATAAATCCAGCACTTAAATATCGAGTGCTGGTCTTTCAGGCTGTTGGGAATTTCCTAACAGCCCTTTTTGTGAGTTTAAAATGGATATACAGTGCGGCCTGTGATGATTTTATATGCACTGCAAAATTGGGTTTGTGCATATTGTTTAGTCGGTTCGTCTAAAGTTTGATTGTCCAATAATGTATGAAAGGAACGTAGTAAGCAGCTTAAAGCGAAATATAATTCTTCTTGTGAGCAGTTCTTTTCTTTTAAGGATGTTTCTAAAATGAGTTCTTCCGTTAATGTTGAAAAATTAAGCGTAGCTTGTCCGATTTTCATTATATCCTCTCCGATCCTATTTTTTATCATGTATATGTACCATTGGACAAACTATGTCAAATTTATCTCGCCATTTAGGGAGTAAGGTCCTCATCTCAAGATTTAGAGGGAGGCGAGAAACTTTATAAAAGCCTGTTTGGTTAGGGGGATAATCGGTGAGGGAAGAAGGTGATCTTACTTGGTTAAAGGTTCACTGTATCATTCTTATTTTTTGAATTTCATTTACAGTATTGAAAGAACTTGCATTATGACTATTAAAATTGGTAAGATTGGATATAATGATCAGATGGATAAGATTACATAAAGAGAGTTGAAGTATATGGGAGAACTGCAACGTGAAAAAGTTGCTGTCATCATCGGACCGACTGCGGTGGGAAAGACAAAATTAAGCATTGATCTCGCAAAAGCGTTAAATGGTGAAATCATTAGCGGGGACTCAATGCAAATTTATCGTACGATGGATATCGGGACAGCTAAGGCAACAATGGAAGAAATGGAAGGAATTCCGCATTACATGATCGATATTAAAAATCCAGAAGATTCATTTTCTGTAGCGGAATTTCAAGAGCTTGTTCGAGGTTATATTCGAGAAATTACAGAACGTGGGAAACTACCGATTATTGTTGGTGGTACAGGCCTTTATATACAATCAGTTTTATATGACTATCAGTTTACAGATGAAGCTGGAGACCCTGTATATCGAGAGGAACTAGAAAAACTAGCGACAGAACATGGTGTAGAATATGTACATGAAAAGCTGCGAGAGGTAGATCCAGAAAGTGCAAGTCGCATTCATATGAATAATGTAAGGCGTGTCATTCGTGCTTTGGAAATTTTTCATACAACGGGGCAGAAGATGAGTGATCAACTTGAAAAGCAAGAAAATGAGTTGTTATATGATGTTTCGCTAATCGGCTTGACTATGGATCGCGGAATGTTATATGATCGCATCAACTTGCGTGTTGATCTTATGGTCAAACAAGGATTGCTGCAAGAAGTGAAGGATTTATACGAAAATGGAGTCAGGGACTGTCAATCTATTCAAGCGATTGGTTACAAAGAATTATATAATTATTTTGAAGGGCATGTTTCGCTAGAAGAAGCGATAATGCAATTAAAAACAAATTCGCGTCGCTATGCAAAGCGTCAACTAACATGGTTCCGTAATAAGATGGATGTTACATGGTTTGATGTGACCGATGGTGAAAAAACAGCAGAAATTTTGCGGTACATAGAAGGAAAGCTACAATTAAAGTCGAATAATAAGTAAGTAGAGAAAAAGAGGAGGATTCGACATGAAGCAATCAATCAATATTCAAGATCAGTTTTTAAATCAACTCCGTAAAGAAAATACGTTTGTGACGCTGTACTTATTAAATGGTTTCCAGCTTCGTGGATTAATTAAAGGTTTTGATAACTTTACAGTTTTATTGGAAACAGAAGGTAAGCAACAGCTTATTTATAAACATGCTATTTCTACATTTGTTCCACAAAAAAACGTTTCAATTGAATTAGAGTAGTAAAGAATTGTACATAGCAAAAAAGAGCGAGTGATTCGCTCTTTTTTTATTTATATATTTTAGAGATTCTTTAATGAATGCGGAAAATAGAGAGTCTAACAGTGGTATCACCTGTCTCGGGAATAGTGATTGTATTAGTGGTAGATTGAATAGTAATCGTAGTTCTGGATTTTAAAGTTTCAATTGTTGAAAATGTAATTGAACTTCCAATTGTGTTTGCTGAAAAGTTATCTGAAGGTATGTTGCCATTAATGGAAATTCCAAAGCCGAAGGGAGCTGACCCCGAAAATATTGTTGAAGCTGAAAAGTCAATGACATATACACCATCTTCAAGGATTGTGATTGTATCTGTTGCATCGAAATGTATGTTATTTATGTTTGAGATAAGATTGAACTGGATGTTTTGATTAGGTTTTATAGTTTGTGGAAGTGTATTTTTAAGTACGGCTGTAGTTACTGGAAAACTAAACCCTTGAGGTCCTCGTTCCCCTTGAATACCTTGTTCTCCCTGAGGTCCTCGCTCCCCTTGAATACCTTGTTCTCCCTGAGGTCCTCGCTCCCCTTGAATANNNNNNNNNNNNNNNNNNNNNNNNNNNNNNNNNNNNNNNNNNNNNNNNNNNNNNNNNNNNNNNNNNNNNNNNNNNNNNNNNNNNNNNNNNNNNNNNNNNNATCGAGATGGAAGAAAATCTATTTACAGAGATTGGGATGGAAGAAAGTTCACCTCCTGAATTAAAAGAAGGAAGATTGGCAGGTCTCATGACAATTAAAATACCATTTCATACCATATCCGAAGTGGCTGATTTTTTAATCTCGCCTATTGTGAGTAGTACGAATGAAGAAGTATTTGCATTTCAAAACGAAGAGAATGAAATATTTCGTGAGTTAGATACAAAGTTGTTAGCTACGGTACATCATTATAACGAACAGCCATATTGTCGTTTAATTTCTTCAAAGCTTTTTGAAAAGAGGATTTTTCTAGAATTTTCGAGTGAGAATTATATAAAACATAGTGGGGAAAATCAGTTAGAGCAATCTTTATGGGTTCCTATACACAATTTGAATTTAAAACAGAGAAACGAAAAAAAAAGGAGTAACTATGTAACGACGAAACTGCCAGTTGAAATAGGGAAGTATAAAACGGAAATTAGTTTAGAAGAAAGAGTGATGTTTCAAGAAGAAGTAGAAATTAAAGAAGTTTTACAAGAAATTGTTTTGACAGATAGTAAATTTTTTCCTCAAAAAGTTCTAAAATCAAAAGAGAATTCAGTAACAATTGAAAAAGGAAAGTTGTTGGTAGAAGGCTATGTTGTACAGCGAATTGAATATACAATGGGGTGTTCTAATGAGCAAAGTGATGGATTAGTTAGGTATCAGTTACTGCAAAAAATAGTGCTTGAGTTAATCGTTCAAATATTACAAGAGCAAGAAGTGCAAGTGGAAATTATGTAATCACTATTG
This sequence is a window from Bacillus pseudomycoides DSM 12442. Protein-coding genes within it:
- a CDS encoding S1C family serine protease, coding for MGYYDGPNMNEEHSETREVKKSGSKKGYFFTGLVGAVIGAVSISFAAPYMPWTNGNGTALTSNSKVEGTVVPVANKVKGETDLPGMIEGAKEVVVGVINMQQNIDPFAMEQAGQEQTAGTGSGVIYKKAGNKALIVTNNHVVDGANKLAVKLSNGKTVDAKLVGKDPWLDLAVVEIDGSNINKVATLGDSSKIRAGESAIAIGNPLGFDGSVTEGIISSKEREIPVDINGDKQPDWQAQVIQTDAAINPGNSGGALFNQNGQVIGINSSKIAQQEVEGIGFAIPINVAKPVIESLEKDGTVKRPAMGVGVASLEDYPPYALGQLKLPKDVTKGVLLSKIYPVSPAEKAGLQQYDVVVALDGQTVENSLQFRKYLYEKKKVGDKIEVTFYRNGEKMTKTATLADNSSAKN
- a CDS encoding BC_2427 family protein, with amino-acid sequence IEMEENLFTEIGMEESSPPELKEGRLAGLMTIKIPFHTISEVADFLISPIVSSTNEEVFAFQNEENEIFRELDTKLLATVHHYNEQPYCRLISSKLFEKRIFLEFSSENYIKHSGENQLEQSLWVPIHNLNLKQRNEKKRSNYVTTKLPVEIGKYKTEISLEERVMFQEEVEIKEVLQEIVLTDSKFFPQKVLKSKENSVTIEKGKLLVEGYVVQRIEYTMGCSNEQSDGLVRYQLLQKIVLELIVQILQEQEVQVEIM
- a CDS encoding CoA-binding protein; protein product: MTIENPTRTEIGEVLKNSKTIAVVGLSNKPERTSYMVSKAMQDAGYRIIPVNPVVDEVLGEKAVPSLKDIKEHVDIVNVFRRSEFLMDVAKEFVEIDADVFWAQLGVQDEDTYKFLKEKGYTVIMDRCIKVEHAMTR
- the parE gene encoding DNA topoisomerase IV subunit B, translated to MAKHQFQYNEDAIQVLEGLEAVRKRPGMYIGSTDSRGLHHLVYEIVDNSVDEALAGFGDEISVVIHKNNSISVIDKGRGMPTGMHKLGKPTPEVILTVLHAGGKFGQGGYKTSGGLHGVGASVVNALSEWLVVTIKRDGYIYEQRFENGGVPATTLEKIGKTKQSGTTMHFKPDPSIFSTTNYNYETLCERLRESAFLLKGMKITIRDERNDLEDVFHYETGIEAFVSYLNEEKDSIHPVVYFTGEQNGIEAELAFQFNDGYSENILSFVNNVRTKDGGTHEAGFKTAMTRVFNEYARKVSLLKEKDKNLEGTDIREGLAAIVSVRVPEDLLQFEGQTKGKLGTSEGRSSVDAIVSEHLAYFLEENPDVATLLVRKAIKAAQAREAARKAREEARTGKKKKRSEGTLSGKLTPAQSRNPQKNELYLVEGDSAGGSAKQGRDRRFQAVLPLRGKVINTEKAKLADIFKNEEINTIIYAIGGGVGNEFTVEDINYDKVVIMTDADTDGAHIQVLLLTFFYRYMKPLIEAGKVFIALPPLYKVSKGKGKSEVIEYAWSDEELDGVTKKVGKGYMLQRYKGLGEMNADQLWETTMNPETRTLIRVKIDDAARAERRVTTLMGDKVEPRRKWIERNVQFGMQEEGNILENEMIMETEVE
- a CDS encoding Gly-Xaa-Xaa repeat protein, with the translated sequence IQGERGPQGEQGIQGERGPQGEQGIQGERGPQGFSFPVTTAVLKNTLPQTIKPNQNIQFNLISNINNIHFDATDTITILEDGVYVIDFSASTIFSGSAPFGFGISINGNIPSDNFSANTIGSSITFSTIETLKSRTTITIQSTTNTITIPETGDTTVRLSIFRIH
- a CDS encoding response regulator transcription factor, which codes for MNKTVLLVEDERRLREIVSDYFRNEGFEVIEAEDGKQALELFAEHTIDLIMLDIMLPEIDGWSVCRRIRKESAVPIIMLTARSDEDDTLLGFELGADEYVTKPFSPKVLVARAKTLLKRADGAVGVAEENALSMAGIDVNRLSRTVSVNGEEIILTHKEFELLVYLMENKGIVLSRQHLLDQLWGYDYYGDDRTVDTHIKKLRNKLGDKAKHIGTVIRVGYKFEE
- the parC gene encoding DNA topoisomerase IV subunit A, yielding MQAEKFHDLPLEDVLGDRFARYSKYIIQDRALPDARDGLKPVQRRILYSMYVEGNVHDKPFRKSAKTVGNVIGNYHPHGDSSVYEAMVRLSQDWKVRNVLVEMHGNNGSVDGDPAAAMRYTEARLSPIASELLRDIDKETVEFVSNFDDTSEEPVVLPAMFPNLLVNGSTGISAGYATEIPPHHLGEVIDATMMRIDKPNSSVDDLLTVIKGPDFPTGGIIQGLDGIKKAYETGKGKIIIRGKAEVETIRGGKQQIVITEIPYEVNKANLVKKMDELRLDKKLDGIAEVRDETDRTGLRIVVELKKEANAEGILNYLYKNTDLQVPYNFNMVAINNRRPTLMTLPKILDAYIGHQKEVVTRRSEYELRKAENRQHIVAGLMKALSILDEVIETIRASKDKRNAKDNLSAKFGFTEAQAEAIVSLQLYRLTNTDITALEKEAEELEKKITELQAILQSEKKLLQVIKADLKRVKKTYSDNRRAVIEEEIEEIKIDVEVMIPQEDVIVTVTKEGYVKRTGWRSHNASNGKDFGMKEGDILLERFDTNTTEIVLLFTNKGNYIYLPVYEMPDIRWKDLGQHVANIVSLDRDETLIWATVVPNFEEEKRFIVFVTRNGMIKKTELNQYKVQRYSRAFVAVNLKKDDEVVDIFATDGTSDIVLATHGAYALIFNEEEVSPVGVRAAGVKGINLKEDDYVASGRALNSEKDQLILVTQRGAVKRLKASEIEKSTRAKRGLVIFKELKRNPYRIVGIEIVRDDELVYMKTEKQIVEEIDPKAFRNKDRYSNGSLVLDVTDTGEVVETWTKKRI
- a CDS encoding 3D domain-containing protein, encoding AGDTGGAIKGNRIDVLVGSDSAANKWGRKSVKVKILK
- the hfq gene encoding RNA chaperone Hfq: MKQSINIQDQFLNQLRKENTFVTLYLLNGFQLRGLIKGFDNFTVLLETEGKQQLIYKHAISTFVPQKNVSIELE
- the miaA gene encoding tRNA (adenosine(37)-N6)-dimethylallyltransferase MiaA, which gives rise to MGELQREKVAVIIGPTAVGKTKLSIDLAKALNGEIISGDSMQIYRTMDIGTAKATMEEMEGIPHYMIDIKNPEDSFSVAEFQELVRGYIREITERGKLPIIVGGTGLYIQSVLYDYQFTDEAGDPVYREELEKLATEHGVEYVHEKLREVDPESASRIHMNNVRRVIRALEIFHTTGQKMSDQLEKQENELLYDVSLIGLTMDRGMLYDRINLRVDLMVKQGLLQEVKDLYENGVRDCQSIQAIGYKELYNYFEGHVSLEEAIMQLKTNSRRYAKRQLTWFRNKMDVTWFDVTDGEKTAEILRYIEGKLQLKSNNK